The following are encoded in a window of Labeo rohita strain BAU-BD-2019 unplaced genomic scaffold, IGBB_LRoh.1.0 scaffold_161, whole genome shotgun sequence genomic DNA:
- the LOC127158623 gene encoding uncharacterized protein LOC127158623, whose product MKPFFKSLAGILFLLDHVASGVGSDEVLVSVMEEDSVIFHTGVVTNQQEDIKWYFNTTRIAQINGQFSFICTDVQCNKGTERFRDRLKLDHQTGSLTIMNITTMDSGVYELKIISSSSGEKIFNVNVKCIPAAEQEEVKTNKGESFTLDSSEIRKPNIVMTWYFNDALIAQIPGDSNKTFTDIQCKNIDEGFRARLELNQTGSLTIKHTRITDSGLYKLQINISDSSFSITRVKTFSVTVTGLSSAAVAGIVIAVFVLLVVAALIAGVFCCRLKRYKPAAQNVSVLYS is encoded by the exons AGATGAAGTGTTGGTGTCTGTGATGGAGGAGGATTCAGTCATTTTTCACACTGGTGTTGTAACAAACCAACAAGAGGATATTAAATGGTATTTCAACACCACTCGCATCGCTCAAATCAATGGCCAATTCAGTTTTATCTGTACAGATGTTCAGTGTAATAAAGGTactgagagattcagagacagactgaaactggatcatcaaactggatctctgaccatcatgaACATCACAACCATGGACTCTGGAGTTTATGAACTGAAGATTATTAGCAGCAGCAGCGGTGAAAAAATCTTCAATGTTAATGTCAAAT GTATTCCTGCTGCTGAACAAGAAGAAGTGAAAACAAACAAGGGAGAATCTTTCACTTTAGATTCCAGTGAAATAAGAAAACCAAACATTGTGATGACGTGGTATTTTAATGACGCTCTCATCGCTCAAATTCCTGGTGATTCCAATAAAACCTTTACAGATATTCAGTGTAAAAATATAGATGAGGGATTCAGAGCCAGACTAGAGTTgaatcagactggatctctgaccatcaaaCATACCAGaatcacagactctggactttataaaCTACAGATCAACATCAGCGACAGCAGCTTCAGCATCACCAGAGTGAAGACATTCAGTGTTACTGTCACTG GTTTGTCTTCAGCTGCTGTAGCTGGAATAGTTATTGCTGTGTTCGTTTTGCTGGTGGTTGCAGCTCTAATTGCTGGTGTGTTTTGTTGCCGCCTCAAAAGATATAAACCAGCAGCACAGAATGTAAGTGTTTTATACAGCTGA